A stretch of the Desulforamulus ferrireducens genome encodes the following:
- the arr gene encoding NAD(+)--rifampin ADP-ribosyltransferase: MSNSAKGKPSDKGPFYHGTKADLKVGDLLTAGGISNYKPELKMDHIYFTANVNVAGLAATLAKGEGRERIYIVEPTGEFENDPNVTDKKFPGNLTRSYRSKDPLRIIGEVTEWAKLTHKERREWREEIDKNKGEIIN, from the coding sequence TTGTCAAATTCAGCTAAGGGCAAACCTTCTGATAAAGGGCCATTTTACCATGGGACAAAGGCAGATTTGAAAGTTGGTGATTTACTTACAGCGGGTGGAATTTCAAATTACAAACCCGAACTTAAAATGGACCACATTTATTTCACTGCTAATGTCAATGTTGCAGGACTTGCAGCAACATTAGCAAAAGGAGAAGGAAGGGAACGCATTTATATAGTAGAACCAACAGGTGAATTTGAAAACGACCCAAATGTTACTGACAAAAAATTCCCTGGTAACTTAACACGTTCTTATCGATCGAAAGATCCTCTAAGAATTATTGGTGAAGTAACGGAGTGGGCAAAACTGACACATAAGGAGCGACGTGAATGGCGTGAAGAGATAGACAAAAATAAAGGCGAAATTATTAACTAA
- a CDS encoding GNAT family N-acetyltransferase: MNQKITENFQASDITEIRPLTVEHLPAYADVISKSFATVARDFGLTKENCPGHKSFITNDRLKSKFKDGYYPFGLCIGDKIIGFASLTALNNGTYEMNDVSVLPEYRRYGYGKMILDFCKAKVKSFGGSKIIIGIMEESTVLKDWYTANGFVHTETKKFEHLPFTVGYMEWKAKTE; this comes from the coding sequence GTGAATCAAAAAATCACTGAAAACTTTCAAGCTTCTGACATTACCGAAATTCGACCGTTGACTGTCGAACATTTACCCGCCTACGCAGATGTTATTAGCAAGAGCTTTGCAACTGTGGCGCGTGATTTCGGGCTGACAAAAGAAAACTGTCCTGGTCACAAAAGTTTTATCACAAACGATCGCCTCAAGTCAAAATTTAAAGACGGTTATTACCCTTTTGGGCTTTGTATCGGTGACAAAATTATCGGATTTGCGTCGCTCACTGCTCTGAATAATGGGACTTATGAAATGAATGATGTTTCTGTTTTGCCGGAATACCGTCGCTATGGATATGGAAAAATGATACTTGACTTCTGTAAGGCAAAGGTCAAGAGCTTTGGCGGAAGTAAAATCATTATTGGGATAATGGAGGAGAGCACAGTCCTTAAAGACTGGTATACTGCAAATGGGTTTGTCCACACGGAAACAAAGAAGTTTGAACATTTACCGTTTACGGTGGGATATATGGAATGGAAGGCGAAAACAGAATGA
- a CDS encoding IS3 family transposase, producing the protein MKATSWGKGLEDCHFNRFAKKVQPGLQDKLEIADNWIARGYAKAFVLDTLEISESTYYHRKKKGQVPQNPRTNQGGRPIPGYSWTKDQRRVSDLEIKEWLLELISGDESVYGYRKLTTCLRRKHQLAINKKKVYRLCKELDILSPQRRVSISHPRRIAINRKVSAPNQLWEIDIKYGYIQGEDRFFYFMGILDIYDRILIDYHIGLSCEGKHAAQLIQRALWKRKLLDKEQRPVIRTDNGPQFISHVFEDACETYKIEHERIPPKTPNKNAHIESFHSILERECFSRHEFRSYQEAYKKVREFMEFYNQSRIHGSLYDLSPFEFNQQMTAGEIKPFVVKV; encoded by the coding sequence ATTAAAGCAACTTCTTGGGGAAAAGGACTTGAAGATTGCCATTTTAACCGATTTGCTAAAAAAGTCCAACCCGGGCTTCAAGACAAACTTGAAATAGCCGACAATTGGATTGCCCGGGGATATGCAAAAGCCTTCGTACTGGATACTCTGGAGATCAGTGAGTCTACCTATTACCACAGAAAGAAAAAAGGTCAGGTTCCCCAAAATCCACGTACAAATCAAGGCGGTCGGCCAATTCCAGGATACTCCTGGACAAAAGACCAGCGCCGTGTCAGTGATCTAGAGATTAAAGAATGGCTGTTAGAATTAATATCTGGCGATGAAAGCGTTTATGGATACCGAAAGCTAACTACATGCTTAAGAAGAAAACATCAGCTAGCGATAAATAAAAAGAAAGTTTATCGTCTATGTAAGGAACTTGATATTCTTTCACCCCAACGTCGGGTTTCTATTAGTCATCCACGAAGGATTGCAATTAATCGCAAAGTATCTGCTCCTAACCAACTATGGGAAATAGATATTAAATACGGTTATATTCAAGGTGAAGATCGGTTCTTTTATTTCATGGGAATCTTAGATATATATGATCGCATACTAATTGACTACCATATTGGGTTATCCTGTGAAGGAAAACATGCAGCACAATTAATTCAAAGAGCATTGTGGAAAAGAAAGCTCTTAGATAAAGAACAACGCCCTGTAATTCGTACAGATAATGGGCCACAATTTATTAGCCATGTTTTTGAGGATGCTTGTGAAACCTATAAAATCGAACATGAACGAATTCCACCCAAAACACCCAATAAAAATGCTCATATTGAATCTTTCCACTCCATACTAGAACGTGAGTGCTTCAGCAGGCATGAATTTAGGAGCTATCAGGAAGCTTATAAAAAAGTTAGAGAATTCATGGAGTTTTACAATCAGAGCAGAATCCATGGCAGTCTCTATGACCTTTCTCCCTTTGAATTCAATCAGCAGATGACTGCAGGAGAGATTAAGCCATTTGTTGTAAAGGTATAA
- a CDS encoding transposase: MQRKRYPKELKDQLVREVKEAGSVVQVAKRHGINDRTLSRWVRESKYSSWEKAPDEAKKMQAYVPSPQEFREMEKENNQLKQLLGEKDLKIAILTDLLKKSNPGFKTNLK, encoded by the coding sequence ATGCAAAGAAAGAGATATCCTAAAGAATTGAAGGATCAGCTGGTTCGGGAAGTTAAAGAAGCAGGTAGCGTTGTACAAGTTGCCAAGAGGCATGGTATTAATGATAGAACCCTGAGTCGATGGGTTCGAGAATCTAAATATTCTTCTTGGGAAAAAGCTCCTGATGAAGCAAAGAAGATGCAAGCCTATGTTCCTTCCCCCCAAGAATTTCGCGAAATGGAGAAAGAGAATAATCAATTAAAGCAACTTCTTGGGGAAAAGGACTTGAAGATTGCCATTTTAACCGATTTGCTAAAAAAGTCCAACCCGGGCTTCAAGACAAACTTGAAATAG
- a CDS encoding phage holin family protein — MKTVWNWVQAVFTAIGGFLGWFLGGLDGFLYALIAFVAIDYVTGVMCAIVDKKLSSEVGAKGIFKKVLIFVLVGVGHIIDSQVLGNGGAIRTAVIFFYLSNEGISILENAAHIGLPIPEKLKNALEQLHGHSNEEDEKK, encoded by the coding sequence ATGAAAACAGTATGGAACTGGGTGCAGGCGGTTTTTACTGCTATTGGCGGATTTCTTGGCTGGTTTCTTGGAGGGCTGGATGGATTTTTATATGCGCTCATCGCTTTTGTGGCCATTGACTATGTGACCGGCGTGATGTGTGCCATTGTAGACAAAAAGCTTTCGAGTGAAGTTGGAGCCAAGGGCATCTTTAAGAAGGTACTTATTTTTGTACTTGTGGGTGTGGGACACATAATCGACAGCCAGGTGCTCGGCAACGGCGGGGCAATCCGAACAGCGGTGATTTTCTTTTACCTGAGTAACGAGGGAATTTCAATTCTTGAGAATGCAGCACATATAGGACTGCCCATTCCTGAAAAGCTGAAGAACGCATTGGAACAACTGCATGGCCACTCAAATGAGGAGGATGAAAAGAAATGA
- a CDS encoding N-acetylmuramoyl-L-alanine amidase family protein: MKLYTKYMTRNDCYTAGRKITPKGIMVHSTAVPGVMAAEWFSRWNKSYKAGEINRQVCVHAFVDDKEVWQYLPWDHRGWHAGGSANNTHIGFEICEPAGFSYKSGSVMVGYDPAKQEDYFRKAWQNAVELCVMLCKKYSLNENDIICHSEGYKLGIASNHADVMHWFPKHGENMDTFRKAVKKALENSTDINTDIGIGDMVEFKVSVKNYYPGSVEVPTWVKNDYYHRVTQTLYKGKLSILKLITKKFSD; encoded by the coding sequence ATGAAGCTGTACACGAAGTACATGACGCGAAACGATTGCTATACAGCTGGACGAAAAATCACGCCTAAAGGAATCATGGTACATTCGACAGCTGTGCCGGGTGTAATGGCGGCTGAGTGGTTTTCCCGTTGGAACAAATCTTACAAAGCCGGTGAAATAAACAGGCAGGTATGTGTACATGCTTTTGTAGACGATAAAGAGGTTTGGCAATACCTGCCTTGGGATCATCGCGGTTGGCATGCAGGAGGATCCGCCAACAATACCCATATTGGCTTTGAAATCTGTGAACCCGCCGGGTTTTCGTATAAATCCGGGTCGGTAATGGTGGGTTATGATCCAGCAAAGCAGGAAGATTATTTCCGTAAAGCATGGCAGAACGCGGTTGAACTCTGCGTTATGCTCTGCAAGAAGTACAGCCTTAATGAAAATGACATCATCTGCCACTCCGAAGGGTATAAGCTCGGTATTGCCAGCAACCATGCTGATGTGATGCACTGGTTTCCCAAGCATGGGGAGAATATGGACACTTTCCGTAAAGCAGTAAAAAAAGCGCTGGAGAACAGTACAGATATCAATACTGATATTGGAATTGGAGATATGGTGGAGTTTAAGGTCAGTGTAAAGAATTATTACCCCGGCAGTGTGGAAGTTCCAACGTGGGTCAAAAATGACTATTACCACAGGGTCACACAGACTTTATACAAAGGCAAGCTGTCAATTCTCAAATTAATTACGAAAAAATTTTCAGATTAA
- a CDS encoding SHOCT domain-containing protein, with protein sequence MIEAANHLPYNPQETNYTKITQEEIQREVDYWRAYKILQKMLKAGLISEAEFHKIDKLNLKTFSPMYAQLMA encoded by the coding sequence ATGATAGAGGCGGCTAATCATTTACCATATAACCCGCAGGAAACGAACTATACAAAGATAACACAGGAGGAAATTCAAAGAGAGGTAGATTACTGGCGGGCATATAAAATCCTGCAAAAGATGCTTAAAGCGGGACTGATTTCAGAGGCAGAATTCCATAAAATCGACAAGTTAAATCTTAAAACTTTCTCTCCGATGTACGCACAGCTTATGGCCTAA